From the genome of Caloenas nicobarica isolate bCalNic1 chromosome 16, bCalNic1.hap1, whole genome shotgun sequence, one region includes:
- the DENR gene encoding density-regulated protein, with protein MATDIAEPVVPDCRGDVRSGARSDADYPLRVLYCGVCSLPTEYCEYMPDVTKCRQWLEKNFPDEFAKLTVENSPKQEAGTGEGQGTAGGGEEEEKKKQKRGGRGQIKQKKKTVPQKVTIAKIPRAKKKYVTRVCGLATFEIDLKEAQRFFAQKFSCGASVTGEDEIIIQGDFTDDIIDVIQEKWPEVDDDSIEDLGEVKK; from the exons ATGGCCACAGATATCGCTGAGCCTGTGGTCCCTGACTGCAGAGGAGACGTGAGGAGCGGTGCCAGGTCAGATGCTGACTATCCTCTTCGGGTTCTCTACTGCGGAG TCTGTTCATTGCCAACAGAG TACTGCGAATACATGCCTGATGTGACTAAATGCAGACAGTGGTTAGAAAAGAATTTTCCAGATGAGTTTGCAAAACTTACAGTAG AAAACTCACCTAAACAGGAAGCTGGGACTGGAGAAGGCCAAGGAACTgcgggaggaggagaagaagaagagaagaagaagcaAAAGAGAG GTGGAAGGGGtcagataaaacagaaaaagaagactgTACCACAGAAAGTTACAATAGCTAAAATTCCCAGAGCAAAAAAGAAATACGTCACAAGAGTATGTGGCCTTGCAACGTTTG AAATTGATCTTAAGGAAGCACAAAGGTTTTTTGCTCAGAAATTTTCCTGTGGTGCCTCAGTAACAGGAGAAGATGAAATCATCATTCAGGGGGATTTTACAGACGACATTATCGATGTAATCCAGGAGAAGTGGCCTGAG gtgGATGACGATAGCATTGAAGATCTTGGAGAAGTCAAGAAGTGA
- the GPN3 gene encoding GPN-loop GTPase 3 isoform X1 translates to MPRYAQLVMGPAGSGKSTYCATMVQHCEALGRAVQVVNLDPAAELFSYPVMADIRELIEVDDVMEDESLRFGPNGGLVFCMEYFANNFNWLEESLGHVEDDYILFDCPGQIELYTHLPVMKQLVEQLQQWEFRVCGVFLVDSQFMVESFKFISGILAALSAMISLEIPQINIMTKMDLLSKKAKKEIEKYLDPDMYSMIEDSTNILKSKMFKKLTKSICGLIDDYGMVRFLPFDRSDEESINIVLQHIDFTIQYGEDLEFKEPKECEEDKSALVDEYFQDHVDE, encoded by the exons ATGCCCCGGTACGCGCAGCTGGTGATGGGCCCGGCGGGCAGCGGGAAG AGCACGTACTGCGCCACCATGGTGCAGCACTGCGAGGCGCTGGGCCGCGCCGTGCAGGTGGTGAACCTGGACCCGGCGGCCGAGCTGTTCAGCTACCCCGTGATGGCAG ACATCCGGGAGTTGATCGAGGTGGATGACGTCATGGAAGATGAATCCTTGAGGTTCGGGCCCAACGGCGGGTTGGTGTTTTGCATGGAATATTTTGCCAATAACTTTAACTGGCTGGAGGAAAGCCTTGGGCATGTGGAGGATGACTATATATTGTTTGATTGCCCAG GTCAGATCGAACTCTACACGCATCTGCCCGTGATGAAGCAGCTGGTGGAGCAGCTTCAGCAGTGGGAATTCCGCgtctgtggtgtttttcttgtGGATTCTCAGTTTATGGTGGAATCTTTTAAG TTTATCTCTGGAATTCTGGCAGCTCTGAGTGCAATGATATCTTTAGAGATTCCGCAGATTAACATCATGACCAAAATGGATTTGCTGAGCAAGAAAGCCAAGAAGGAAATAGAAAA GTACTTAGATCCAGATATGTATTCTATGATTGAAGATTCTACAAATatattgaaaagcaaaatgtttaagAAACTGACTAAATCCATATGTGGATTG ATTGATGACTATGGTATGGTTCGATTTCTACCTTTTGATCGCTCTGATGAGGAAAGTATAAACATAGTTCTGCAGCACATAGACTTTACCATTCAGTATGGAGAAGATCTTGAATTTAAAGAACCAAAG GAATGTGAAGAAGACAAATCTGCTCTTGTGGATGAATACTTTCAAGATCATGTAGATGAATAA
- the GPN3 gene encoding GPN-loop GTPase 3 isoform X2, protein MVQHCEALGRAVQVVNLDPAAELFSYPVMADIRELIEVDDVMEDESLRFGPNGGLVFCMEYFANNFNWLEESLGHVEDDYILFDCPGQIELYTHLPVMKQLVEQLQQWEFRVCGVFLVDSQFMVESFKFISGILAALSAMISLEIPQINIMTKMDLLSKKAKKEIEKYLDPDMYSMIEDSTNILKSKMFKKLTKSICGLIDDYGMVRFLPFDRSDEESINIVLQHIDFTIQYGEDLEFKEPKECEEDKSALVDEYFQDHVDE, encoded by the exons ATGGTGCAGCACTGCGAGGCGCTGGGCCGCGCCGTGCAGGTGGTGAACCTGGACCCGGCGGCCGAGCTGTTCAGCTACCCCGTGATGGCAG ACATCCGGGAGTTGATCGAGGTGGATGACGTCATGGAAGATGAATCCTTGAGGTTCGGGCCCAACGGCGGGTTGGTGTTTTGCATGGAATATTTTGCCAATAACTTTAACTGGCTGGAGGAAAGCCTTGGGCATGTGGAGGATGACTATATATTGTTTGATTGCCCAG GTCAGATCGAACTCTACACGCATCTGCCCGTGATGAAGCAGCTGGTGGAGCAGCTTCAGCAGTGGGAATTCCGCgtctgtggtgtttttcttgtGGATTCTCAGTTTATGGTGGAATCTTTTAAG TTTATCTCTGGAATTCTGGCAGCTCTGAGTGCAATGATATCTTTAGAGATTCCGCAGATTAACATCATGACCAAAATGGATTTGCTGAGCAAGAAAGCCAAGAAGGAAATAGAAAA GTACTTAGATCCAGATATGTATTCTATGATTGAAGATTCTACAAATatattgaaaagcaaaatgtttaagAAACTGACTAAATCCATATGTGGATTG ATTGATGACTATGGTATGGTTCGATTTCTACCTTTTGATCGCTCTGATGAGGAAAGTATAAACATAGTTCTGCAGCACATAGACTTTACCATTCAGTATGGAGAAGATCTTGAATTTAAAGAACCAAAG GAATGTGAAGAAGACAAATCTGCTCTTGTGGATGAATACTTTCAAGATCATGTAGATGAATAA
- the ARPC3 gene encoding actin-related protein 2/3 complex subunit 3: MGGAPRRGTKRPCPNLSVVSPHLPGAVRGLLAPPLLPHFLQPGRTRKLRCRPLCAPRPAPPSRLLPFAMPAYHSTLMDSDTKLIGNMALLPIRSQFKGPAPRETKDTDIIDEAIYYFKANVFFKNYEIKNEADRTLIYITLYISECLKKLQKCNSKGQGEKEMYTLGITNFPIPGEPGFPLNAIYAKPGNKQEEEVMRAYLQQLRQETGLRLCEKVFDPQSDKPSKWWICFVKRQFMNKSLSGPGQ; the protein is encoded by the exons atgGGGGGAGCCCCACGACGGGGAACGAAGCGACCGTGCCCCAATCTGAGCGTGGtttccccgcaccttcccgggGCGGTGCGCGGCCTCCTGGCACCGCCTCTGCTGCCTCATTTCCTGCAGCCCGGGCGGACGAGGAAGCTCCGCTGCCGGCCGCTCTGcgctccccgcccggccccgccgagccGCCTCCTGCCCTTCGCCATGCCG GCTTACCACTCAACTTTAATGGACTCCGACACCAAGCTAATTGGGAACATGGCGCTGTTACCCATCAGGAGCCAGTTCAAAGGCCCAGCACCTCGGGAAA CTAAGGACACAGATATTATAGATGAAGCCATCTACTACTTCAAAGctaatgttttcttcaaaaattatgaaattaag AACGAGGCCGACAGAACGCTGATCTACATAACCCTCTACATTTCTGAGTGCctgaaaaagctgcaaaag TGTAACTCCAAAGGccaaggagagaaggaaatgtaCACTCTGGGAATCACCAACTTCCCGATCCCCGGGGAGCCCGGCTTCCCGCTTAATGCCATTTACGCCAAACCTGGCAACAAGCAGGAGGAAG AGGTGATGAGGGCCTATCTGCAGCAGCTGCGGCAAGAAACTGGTCTTCGCCTTTGTGAAAAAGTATTTGATCCGCAAAGCGACAAGCCTAGTAAG TGGTGGATCTGCTTTGTGAAGAGACAGTTCATGAACAAGAGTCTGTCAGGTCCTGGCCAGTGA
- the ANAPC7 gene encoding anaphase-promoting complex subunit 7 isoform X1 has protein sequence MSVVEHVREMAAAGLHSNVRLLSGLLLTMSGNNPELFSPSQKYQLLVYHADSLFHDKEYRNAVSKYTMALQQKKALSKTSKVRPSTGNAASTPQSQCLPSEIEVKYKMAECYTMLKQDKDAIAILDGIPSRQRTPKINMMLANLYKKAGQERSSVTSYKEVLRQCPLALDAILGLLSLSVKGAEVASMTINIIQSIPNLDWLSMWIKAYAFVHTGDNTRAINTICSLEKKSLLRDNVDLLGSLADLYFRAGDNKNSILKFEQAQMLDPYLIKGMDVYGYLLAREGRLEDVENLGCRLFNISDQHAEPWVVSGCHSFYSKRYSRALYLGAKAIQLNSNSVQALLLKGAALRNMGRVQEAIIHFREAIRLAPCRLDCYEGLIECYLASNSIREAMVMANNVYKTLGANAQTLTLLATVCLEEPVTQEKAKTLLDKALMQRPDYIKAVVKKAELLSREQKYEDGIALLRNALANQSDCVLHRILGDFLVAVNEYQEAMDQYSIALSLDPNDQKSLEGMQKMEKEESPTDATQEEDVDDMEGSGEEGDLEGSDSEAAQWADQEQWFGMQ, from the exons ATGAGCGTGGTGGAGCACGTACGGGAGATGGCGGCCGCCGGGCTCCACTCCAACGTGCGGCTCCTCAGCGGGCTGCTCCTCACGATGAGCGGCAATAACCC gGAACTGTTTTCACCATCTCAGAAATACCAGCTCCTTGTGTATCATGCAGACTCTCTCTTCCATGATAAAGAATATAGAAATGCTGTCAGTAAGTATACAATGGCCttgcagcagaaaaaagcaTTAAGTAAAACTTCAAAAGTAAGACCTTCTACTGGGAATGCTGCCTCAACTCCCCAAAGCCAG TGTTTACCATCTGAAATTGAAGTGAAATATAAAATGGCTGAATGTTACACAATGCTGAAGCAAGATAAAGATGCCATTGCTATTCTTGATGGGATTCCTTCCAGACAGAGGACCCCAAAG ATCAATATGATGTTGGCAAATCTGTACAAGAAGGCGGGTCAAGAACGCTCATCTGTAACAAGCTACAAAGAAGTGCTGAGGCAGTGCCCGTTAGCGCTTGATGCCATACTAG GTTTGCTCTCGCTGTCGGTGAAAGGTGCAGAAGTGGCCTCTATGACCATCAACATAATTCAGAGTATTCCCAACTTGGACTGGCTTTCCATGTGGATCAAGGCGTACGCTTTTGTGCATACTGGAGATAACACAAGAGCAATAAATACCATTTG ctCTTTAGAGAAAAAGTCATTGCTGAGGGATAACGTAGACTTGCTGGGGAGCTTAGCAGACCTGTATTTCAGAGCTGGAGATAATAAAAACTCCATTCTAAAATTTGAACAAGCACAAATGCTGGATCCTTACCTAATAAAAG GAATGGATGTATATGGTTATTTATTGGCACGTGAAGGTCGACTAGAGGATGTGGAGAACTTGGGCTGCCGTCTCTTCAATATTTCTGACCAACATGCGGAACCCTGGGTGGTATCTGG GTGTCATAGTTTCTACAGTAAACGATACTCTCGTGCCTTATATTTAGGAGCCAAAGCTATCCAGCTGAATAGTAACAGTGTCCAAGCTCTCCTGCTGAAAGGAGCTGCCCTCAGGAATATGGGCCGAGTCCAGGAAGCAATTATACATTTTCGTGAAGCAATTCGTCTTGCGCCTTGCAGGCTGGATTGCTATGAAG GTCTCATCGAATGTTACCTGGCATCCAACAGTATCCGTGAAGCCATGGTGATGGCAAATAACGTGTATAAAACTCTGGGAGCAAATGCACAGACACTCACTCTGTTAGCAACAGTCTGTCTCGAAGAACCAGTCAcgcaggaaaaagcaaaaacgTTATTGGACAAAGCACTAATGCAAAGACCTGATTACATTAAAGCTGTGGTGAAGAAAGCAGAACTTCTTA GTAGAGAACAGAAGTATGAGGATGGAATTGCTTTGCTGAGGAATGCGCTGGCTAATCAGAGCGACTGCGTTCTGCACCGCATCCTGGGAGACTTTCTGGTGGCTGTCAATGAGTACCAGGAAGCCATGGACCAGTACAGCATCGCCCTGAG TTTGGATCCAAATGATCAGAAGTCGCTCGAAGGAATGCAGAAgatggaaaaagaggaaagtcCCACAGATGCAACCCAGGAAGAGGACGTGGATGACATGGAGGGcagcggggaggagggggaCCTGGAAGGCAGCGACAGCGAAGCGGCGCAGTGGGCAGACCAGGAGCAGTGGTTCGGCATGCAGTGA
- the ANAPC7 gene encoding anaphase-promoting complex subunit 7 isoform X2: protein MSVVEHVREMAAAGLHSNVRLLSGLLLTMSGNNPELFSPSQKYQLLVYHADSLFHDKEYRNAVICILLQCLPSEIEVKYKMAECYTMLKQDKDAIAILDGIPSRQRTPKINMMLANLYKKAGQERSSVTSYKEVLRQCPLALDAILGLLSLSVKGAEVASMTINIIQSIPNLDWLSMWIKAYAFVHTGDNTRAINTICSLEKKSLLRDNVDLLGSLADLYFRAGDNKNSILKFEQAQMLDPYLIKGMDVYGYLLAREGRLEDVENLGCRLFNISDQHAEPWVVSGCHSFYSKRYSRALYLGAKAIQLNSNSVQALLLKGAALRNMGRVQEAIIHFREAIRLAPCRLDCYEGLIECYLASNSIREAMVMANNVYKTLGANAQTLTLLATVCLEEPVTQEKAKTLLDKALMQRPDYIKAVVKKAELLSREQKYEDGIALLRNALANQSDCVLHRILGDFLVAVNEYQEAMDQYSIALSLDPNDQKSLEGMQKMEKEESPTDATQEEDVDDMEGSGEEGDLEGSDSEAAQWADQEQWFGMQ, encoded by the exons ATGAGCGTGGTGGAGCACGTACGGGAGATGGCGGCCGCCGGGCTCCACTCCAACGTGCGGCTCCTCAGCGGGCTGCTCCTCACGATGAGCGGCAATAACCC gGAACTGTTTTCACCATCTCAGAAATACCAGCTCCTTGTGTATCATGCAGACTCTCTCTTCCATGATAAAGAATATAGAAATGCTGTCA tttgtattttattgCAGTGTTTACCATCTGAAATTGAAGTGAAATATAAAATGGCTGAATGTTACACAATGCTGAAGCAAGATAAAGATGCCATTGCTATTCTTGATGGGATTCCTTCCAGACAGAGGACCCCAAAG ATCAATATGATGTTGGCAAATCTGTACAAGAAGGCGGGTCAAGAACGCTCATCTGTAACAAGCTACAAAGAAGTGCTGAGGCAGTGCCCGTTAGCGCTTGATGCCATACTAG GTTTGCTCTCGCTGTCGGTGAAAGGTGCAGAAGTGGCCTCTATGACCATCAACATAATTCAGAGTATTCCCAACTTGGACTGGCTTTCCATGTGGATCAAGGCGTACGCTTTTGTGCATACTGGAGATAACACAAGAGCAATAAATACCATTTG ctCTTTAGAGAAAAAGTCATTGCTGAGGGATAACGTAGACTTGCTGGGGAGCTTAGCAGACCTGTATTTCAGAGCTGGAGATAATAAAAACTCCATTCTAAAATTTGAACAAGCACAAATGCTGGATCCTTACCTAATAAAAG GAATGGATGTATATGGTTATTTATTGGCACGTGAAGGTCGACTAGAGGATGTGGAGAACTTGGGCTGCCGTCTCTTCAATATTTCTGACCAACATGCGGAACCCTGGGTGGTATCTGG GTGTCATAGTTTCTACAGTAAACGATACTCTCGTGCCTTATATTTAGGAGCCAAAGCTATCCAGCTGAATAGTAACAGTGTCCAAGCTCTCCTGCTGAAAGGAGCTGCCCTCAGGAATATGGGCCGAGTCCAGGAAGCAATTATACATTTTCGTGAAGCAATTCGTCTTGCGCCTTGCAGGCTGGATTGCTATGAAG GTCTCATCGAATGTTACCTGGCATCCAACAGTATCCGTGAAGCCATGGTGATGGCAAATAACGTGTATAAAACTCTGGGAGCAAATGCACAGACACTCACTCTGTTAGCAACAGTCTGTCTCGAAGAACCAGTCAcgcaggaaaaagcaaaaacgTTATTGGACAAAGCACTAATGCAAAGACCTGATTACATTAAAGCTGTGGTGAAGAAAGCAGAACTTCTTA GTAGAGAACAGAAGTATGAGGATGGAATTGCTTTGCTGAGGAATGCGCTGGCTAATCAGAGCGACTGCGTTCTGCACCGCATCCTGGGAGACTTTCTGGTGGCTGTCAATGAGTACCAGGAAGCCATGGACCAGTACAGCATCGCCCTGAG TTTGGATCCAAATGATCAGAAGTCGCTCGAAGGAATGCAGAAgatggaaaaagaggaaagtcCCACAGATGCAACCCAGGAAGAGGACGTGGATGACATGGAGGGcagcggggaggagggggaCCTGGAAGGCAGCGACAGCGAAGCGGCGCAGTGGGCAGACCAGGAGCAGTGGTTCGGCATGCAGTGA
- the ANAPC7 gene encoding anaphase-promoting complex subunit 7 isoform X3 produces the protein MQTLSSMIKNIEMLSCLPSEIEVKYKMAECYTMLKQDKDAIAILDGIPSRQRTPKINMMLANLYKKAGQERSSVTSYKEVLRQCPLALDAILGLLSLSVKGAEVASMTINIIQSIPNLDWLSMWIKAYAFVHTGDNTRAINTICSLEKKSLLRDNVDLLGSLADLYFRAGDNKNSILKFEQAQMLDPYLIKGMDVYGYLLAREGRLEDVENLGCRLFNISDQHAEPWVVSGCHSFYSKRYSRALYLGAKAIQLNSNSVQALLLKGAALRNMGRVQEAIIHFREAIRLAPCRLDCYEGLIECYLASNSIREAMVMANNVYKTLGANAQTLTLLATVCLEEPVTQEKAKTLLDKALMQRPDYIKAVVKKAELLSREQKYEDGIALLRNALANQSDCVLHRILGDFLVAVNEYQEAMDQYSIALSLDPNDQKSLEGMQKMEKEESPTDATQEEDVDDMEGSGEEGDLEGSDSEAAQWADQEQWFGMQ, from the exons ATGCAGACTCTCTCTTCCATGATAAAGAATATAGAAATGCTGTCA TGTTTACCATCTGAAATTGAAGTGAAATATAAAATGGCTGAATGTTACACAATGCTGAAGCAAGATAAAGATGCCATTGCTATTCTTGATGGGATTCCTTCCAGACAGAGGACCCCAAAG ATCAATATGATGTTGGCAAATCTGTACAAGAAGGCGGGTCAAGAACGCTCATCTGTAACAAGCTACAAAGAAGTGCTGAGGCAGTGCCCGTTAGCGCTTGATGCCATACTAG GTTTGCTCTCGCTGTCGGTGAAAGGTGCAGAAGTGGCCTCTATGACCATCAACATAATTCAGAGTATTCCCAACTTGGACTGGCTTTCCATGTGGATCAAGGCGTACGCTTTTGTGCATACTGGAGATAACACAAGAGCAATAAATACCATTTG ctCTTTAGAGAAAAAGTCATTGCTGAGGGATAACGTAGACTTGCTGGGGAGCTTAGCAGACCTGTATTTCAGAGCTGGAGATAATAAAAACTCCATTCTAAAATTTGAACAAGCACAAATGCTGGATCCTTACCTAATAAAAG GAATGGATGTATATGGTTATTTATTGGCACGTGAAGGTCGACTAGAGGATGTGGAGAACTTGGGCTGCCGTCTCTTCAATATTTCTGACCAACATGCGGAACCCTGGGTGGTATCTGG GTGTCATAGTTTCTACAGTAAACGATACTCTCGTGCCTTATATTTAGGAGCCAAAGCTATCCAGCTGAATAGTAACAGTGTCCAAGCTCTCCTGCTGAAAGGAGCTGCCCTCAGGAATATGGGCCGAGTCCAGGAAGCAATTATACATTTTCGTGAAGCAATTCGTCTTGCGCCTTGCAGGCTGGATTGCTATGAAG GTCTCATCGAATGTTACCTGGCATCCAACAGTATCCGTGAAGCCATGGTGATGGCAAATAACGTGTATAAAACTCTGGGAGCAAATGCACAGACACTCACTCTGTTAGCAACAGTCTGTCTCGAAGAACCAGTCAcgcaggaaaaagcaaaaacgTTATTGGACAAAGCACTAATGCAAAGACCTGATTACATTAAAGCTGTGGTGAAGAAAGCAGAACTTCTTA GTAGAGAACAGAAGTATGAGGATGGAATTGCTTTGCTGAGGAATGCGCTGGCTAATCAGAGCGACTGCGTTCTGCACCGCATCCTGGGAGACTTTCTGGTGGCTGTCAATGAGTACCAGGAAGCCATGGACCAGTACAGCATCGCCCTGAG TTTGGATCCAAATGATCAGAAGTCGCTCGAAGGAATGCAGAAgatggaaaaagaggaaagtcCCACAGATGCAACCCAGGAAGAGGACGTGGATGACATGGAGGGcagcggggaggagggggaCCTGGAAGGCAGCGACAGCGAAGCGGCGCAGTGGGCAGACCAGGAGCAGTGGTTCGGCATGCAGTGA